In one window of Helianthus annuus cultivar XRQ/B chromosome 17, HanXRQr2.0-SUNRISE, whole genome shotgun sequence DNA:
- the LOC110920866 gene encoding uncharacterized protein LOC110920866 isoform X3: protein MDIFATNMCLKGHVCLIMKTMNKMYIVFSAIKDPQTLMYHHLYLRHHPKLLYRAMPEHILWSTRNITMLRAVDAFQENFTVKVRVIRIWDHPDKRNPKDIYSMDMILIDEEFQASLVEKQCLIVTNPTIGFNNSTYKYVQNQNKICFQSTTQVTECQDFGGSPYGFDFANFGDILNHAINESVTVDVIGYLTRSFPKEVIRNKFAGKESVKVTIEISYLENWKVYVTL from the exons ATGGATATATTCGCGACCAATATG TGTCTAAAGGGACATGTATGCCTCATAATGAAGACAATGAACAAAATGTATATCGTTTTTAGTGCTATAAAAG ATCCTCAAACCCTAATGTATCACCATCTCTATTTACGACACCATCCCAAGCTTCTCTACCGAGCCATGCCAG AGCATATATTATGGAGCACCAGAAACATAACCATGTTGAGAGCTGTTGATGCCTTTCAAGAAAACTTCACAGTCAAGGTTCGGGTTATCAGGATTTGGGACCATCCTGATAAGAGAAATCCTAAAGATATCTACTCTATGGACATGATTTTGATTGATGAAGAG TTTCAGGCATCATTGGTAGAGAAACAATGTTTGATTGTGACAAATCCAACAATAGGGTTCAATAACTCAACCTACAAGTAtgttcaaaatcaaaacaaaatttgtttccaAAGTACTACCCAAGTTACTGAATGTCAAGATTTTGGTGGATCTCCATATGGGTTTGATTTCGCAAATTTTGGTGACATATTAAACCATGCTATCAATGAAAGTGTTACAGTTG ACGTCATTGGTTATTTAACCCGATCATTTCCAAAAGAGGTCATTCGTAACAAGTTCGCCGGGAAGGAATCTGTAAAAGTTACCATTGAAATATCATATCTGGA GAACTGGAAAGTATATGTTACCCTATGA
- the LOC110920866 gene encoding uncharacterized protein LOC110920866 isoform X1 — MDIFATNMCLKGHVCLIMKTMNKMYIVFSAIKDPQTLMYHHLYLRHHPKLLYRAMPEHILWSTRNITMLRAVDAFQENFTVKVRVIRIWDHPDKRNPKDIYSMDMILIDEEGTKMEAVCFKRFLAQFQASLVEKQCLIVTNPTIGFNNSTYKYVQNQNKICFQSTTQVTECQDFGGSPYGFDFANFGDILNHAINESVTVDVIGYLTRSFPKEVIRNKFAGKESVKVTIEISYLENWKVYVTL, encoded by the exons ATGGATATATTCGCGACCAATATG TGTCTAAAGGGACATGTATGCCTCATAATGAAGACAATGAACAAAATGTATATCGTTTTTAGTGCTATAAAAG ATCCTCAAACCCTAATGTATCACCATCTCTATTTACGACACCATCCCAAGCTTCTCTACCGAGCCATGCCAG AGCATATATTATGGAGCACCAGAAACATAACCATGTTGAGAGCTGTTGATGCCTTTCAAGAAAACTTCACAGTCAAGGTTCGGGTTATCAGGATTTGGGACCATCCTGATAAGAGAAATCCTAAAGATATCTACTCTATGGACATGATTTTGATTGATGAAGAG GGTACAAAGATGGAAGCTGTCTGTTTCAAGCGATTTTTGGCACAGTTTCAGGCATCATTGGTAGAGAAACAATGTTTGATTGTGACAAATCCAACAATAGGGTTCAATAACTCAACCTACAAGTAtgttcaaaatcaaaacaaaatttgtttccaAAGTACTACCCAAGTTACTGAATGTCAAGATTTTGGTGGATCTCCATATGGGTTTGATTTCGCAAATTTTGGTGACATATTAAACCATGCTATCAATGAAAGTGTTACAGTTG ACGTCATTGGTTATTTAACCCGATCATTTCCAAAAGAGGTCATTCGTAACAAGTTCGCCGGGAAGGAATCTGTAAAAGTTACCATTGAAATATCATATCTGGA GAACTGGAAAGTATATGTTACCCTATGA
- the LOC110923350 gene encoding WAT1-related protein At5g40240, whose product MENVLPFVAMLMLTCVDMAVLTIVKEAMNDGMSSFVYVVYHNALGTFILLPLFIIHIIRKLDRPPLTLRVLFRLFVLGLIGVCLAQVLWNAGVDHASPTMASVISNLSPGVTYLIAVFFRLEKLDTTISSVAKLLGTMISILGAMVFTLYQGPRMLHINSPNQLFLSQPSEWIYGSLIIFIGLVFGCIWVVLQTATTIEYPDQQTIVFFFNLFGTIQCIALSPFVEQNQSAWVLRPETGVTAVVLGAVYTTAVRCSVFTWCLRKKGPIFVEMFSPLKIIVAMIMGVTFLGDSLHLGSVIGTTIISFGFYTVIWGQTKEKNKLLVVTDEDLDVSGSGSSVDETLPFLSSRYQ is encoded by the exons ATGGAGAACGTGCTTCCGTTTGTTGCAATGTTGATGTTAACATGTGTGGATATGGCGGTGTTAACCATAGTCAAAGAAGCCATGAATGATGGTATGAGCAGTTTCGTCTATGTTGTTTACCATAATGCTCTTGGCACATTCATTCTTCTTCCATTGTTCATCATTCACATTATCAGAAAGCTCGATCGTCCTCCACTCACTTTGCGTGTTCTGTTCAGATTATTCGTCCTTGGCCTTATCGG GGTTTGTCTCGCTCAGGTACTTTGGAATGCAGGTGTTGACCACGCCTCTCCAACAATGGCAAGTGTCATCTCGAACTTAAGTCCTGGAGTTACATACTTGATTGCAGTATTTTTCAG GTTGGAGAAATTAGACACAACAATTTCAAGTGTAGCAAAATTATTGGGTACCATGATATCAATATTGGGAGCAATGGTGTTCACACTCTATCAAGGCCCAAGAATGTTGCATATCAATTCACCCAACCAGCTCTTTTTGTCACAACCATCAGAATGGATATATGGGAGTTTAATTATCTTTATCGGTCTCGTCTTCGGTTGCATATGGGTTGTATTACAG ACAGCAACAACTATAGAGTATCCAGATCAACAAACCATTGTCTTTTTCTTTAATCTCTTCGGGACAATTCAATGTATCGCTCTTTCTCCTTTCGTAGAACAAAATCAAAGTGCTTGGGTGCTTCGACCCGAAACTGGGGTGACTGCTGTTGTTTTGGGG GCAGTTTATACCACTGCGGTCCGATGTAGTGTTTTCACTTGGTGCCTGCGGAAGAAAGGCCCAATTTTCGTGGAAATGTTCTCACCCCTCAAAATCATTGTTGCAATGATCATGGGTGTCACATTTCTTGGTGATTCACTTCACTTAGGAAG TGTCATTGGAACCACGATAATTTCTTTTGGGTTCTACACGGTTATATGGGGGCAAACCAAAGAGAAGAACAAGCTACTGGTAGTCACGGATGAAGATTTGGatgtttcaggatcaggatcatctGTTGACGAAACTCTCCCTTTTCTTTCATCCAGATATCAATAA
- the LOC110920866 gene encoding uncharacterized protein LOC110920866 isoform X6, translating into MYHHLYLRHHPKLLYRAMPEHILWSTRNITMLRAVDAFQENFTVKVRVIRIWDHPDKRNPKDIYSMDMILIDEEGTKMEAVCFKRFLAQFQASLVEKQCLIVTNPTIGFNNSTYKYVQNQNKICFQSTTQVTECQDFGGSPYGFDFANFGDILNHAINESVTVDVIGYLTRSFPKEVIRNKFAGKESVKVTIEISYLENWKVYVTL; encoded by the exons ATGTATCACCATCTCTATTTACGACACCATCCCAAGCTTCTCTACCGAGCCATGCCAG AGCATATATTATGGAGCACCAGAAACATAACCATGTTGAGAGCTGTTGATGCCTTTCAAGAAAACTTCACAGTCAAGGTTCGGGTTATCAGGATTTGGGACCATCCTGATAAGAGAAATCCTAAAGATATCTACTCTATGGACATGATTTTGATTGATGAAGAG GGTACAAAGATGGAAGCTGTCTGTTTCAAGCGATTTTTGGCACAGTTTCAGGCATCATTGGTAGAGAAACAATGTTTGATTGTGACAAATCCAACAATAGGGTTCAATAACTCAACCTACAAGTAtgttcaaaatcaaaacaaaatttgtttccaAAGTACTACCCAAGTTACTGAATGTCAAGATTTTGGTGGATCTCCATATGGGTTTGATTTCGCAAATTTTGGTGACATATTAAACCATGCTATCAATGAAAGTGTTACAGTTG ACGTCATTGGTTATTTAACCCGATCATTTCCAAAAGAGGTCATTCGTAACAAGTTCGCCGGGAAGGAATCTGTAAAAGTTACCATTGAAATATCATATCTGGA GAACTGGAAAGTATATGTTACCCTATGA
- the LOC110920866 gene encoding uncharacterized protein LOC110920866 isoform X4 yields the protein MKTMNKMYIVFSAIKDPQTLMYHHLYLRHHPKLLYRAMPEHILWSTRNITMLRAVDAFQENFTVKVRVIRIWDHPDKRNPKDIYSMDMILIDEEGTKMEAVCFKRFLAQFQASLVEKQCLIVTNPTIGFNNSTYKYVQNQNKICFQSTTQVTECQDFGGSPYGFDFANFGDILNHAINESVTVDVIGYLTRSFPKEVIRNKFAGKESVKVTIEISYLENWKVYVTL from the exons ATGAAGACAATGAACAAAATGTATATCGTTTTTAGTGCTATAAAAG ATCCTCAAACCCTAATGTATCACCATCTCTATTTACGACACCATCCCAAGCTTCTCTACCGAGCCATGCCAG AGCATATATTATGGAGCACCAGAAACATAACCATGTTGAGAGCTGTTGATGCCTTTCAAGAAAACTTCACAGTCAAGGTTCGGGTTATCAGGATTTGGGACCATCCTGATAAGAGAAATCCTAAAGATATCTACTCTATGGACATGATTTTGATTGATGAAGAG GGTACAAAGATGGAAGCTGTCTGTTTCAAGCGATTTTTGGCACAGTTTCAGGCATCATTGGTAGAGAAACAATGTTTGATTGTGACAAATCCAACAATAGGGTTCAATAACTCAACCTACAAGTAtgttcaaaatcaaaacaaaatttgtttccaAAGTACTACCCAAGTTACTGAATGTCAAGATTTTGGTGGATCTCCATATGGGTTTGATTTCGCAAATTTTGGTGACATATTAAACCATGCTATCAATGAAAGTGTTACAGTTG ACGTCATTGGTTATTTAACCCGATCATTTCCAAAAGAGGTCATTCGTAACAAGTTCGCCGGGAAGGAATCTGTAAAAGTTACCATTGAAATATCATATCTGGA GAACTGGAAAGTATATGTTACCCTATGA
- the LOC110920866 gene encoding uncharacterized protein LOC110920866 isoform X5 translates to MMYGYIRDQYDPQTLMYHHLYLRHHPKLLYRAMPEHILWSTRNITMLRAVDAFQENFTVKVRVIRIWDHPDKRNPKDIYSMDMILIDEEGTKMEAVCFKRFLAQFQASLVEKQCLIVTNPTIGFNNSTYKYVQNQNKICFQSTTQVTECQDFGGSPYGFDFANFGDILNHAINESVTVDVIGYLTRSFPKEVIRNKFAGKESVKVTIEISYLENWKVYVTL, encoded by the exons ATGATGTATGGATATATTCGCGACCAATATG ATCCTCAAACCCTAATGTATCACCATCTCTATTTACGACACCATCCCAAGCTTCTCTACCGAGCCATGCCAG AGCATATATTATGGAGCACCAGAAACATAACCATGTTGAGAGCTGTTGATGCCTTTCAAGAAAACTTCACAGTCAAGGTTCGGGTTATCAGGATTTGGGACCATCCTGATAAGAGAAATCCTAAAGATATCTACTCTATGGACATGATTTTGATTGATGAAGAG GGTACAAAGATGGAAGCTGTCTGTTTCAAGCGATTTTTGGCACAGTTTCAGGCATCATTGGTAGAGAAACAATGTTTGATTGTGACAAATCCAACAATAGGGTTCAATAACTCAACCTACAAGTAtgttcaaaatcaaaacaaaatttgtttccaAAGTACTACCCAAGTTACTGAATGTCAAGATTTTGGTGGATCTCCATATGGGTTTGATTTCGCAAATTTTGGTGACATATTAAACCATGCTATCAATGAAAGTGTTACAGTTG ACGTCATTGGTTATTTAACCCGATCATTTCCAAAAGAGGTCATTCGTAACAAGTTCGCCGGGAAGGAATCTGTAAAAGTTACCATTGAAATATCATATCTGGA GAACTGGAAAGTATATGTTACCCTATGA
- the LOC110920866 gene encoding uncharacterized protein LOC110920866 isoform X2, with translation MDIFATNMCLKGHVCLIMKTMNKMYIVFSAIKDPQTLMYHHLYLRHHPKLLYRAMPEHILWSTRNITMLRAVDAFQENFTVKVRVIRIWDHPDKRNPKDIYSMDMILIDEEMEAVCFKRFLAQFQASLVEKQCLIVTNPTIGFNNSTYKYVQNQNKICFQSTTQVTECQDFGGSPYGFDFANFGDILNHAINESVTVDVIGYLTRSFPKEVIRNKFAGKESVKVTIEISYLENWKVYVTL, from the exons ATGGATATATTCGCGACCAATATG TGTCTAAAGGGACATGTATGCCTCATAATGAAGACAATGAACAAAATGTATATCGTTTTTAGTGCTATAAAAG ATCCTCAAACCCTAATGTATCACCATCTCTATTTACGACACCATCCCAAGCTTCTCTACCGAGCCATGCCAG AGCATATATTATGGAGCACCAGAAACATAACCATGTTGAGAGCTGTTGATGCCTTTCAAGAAAACTTCACAGTCAAGGTTCGGGTTATCAGGATTTGGGACCATCCTGATAAGAGAAATCCTAAAGATATCTACTCTATGGACATGATTTTGATTGATGAAGAG ATGGAAGCTGTCTGTTTCAAGCGATTTTTGGCACAGTTTCAGGCATCATTGGTAGAGAAACAATGTTTGATTGTGACAAATCCAACAATAGGGTTCAATAACTCAACCTACAAGTAtgttcaaaatcaaaacaaaatttgtttccaAAGTACTACCCAAGTTACTGAATGTCAAGATTTTGGTGGATCTCCATATGGGTTTGATTTCGCAAATTTTGGTGACATATTAAACCATGCTATCAATGAAAGTGTTACAGTTG ACGTCATTGGTTATTTAACCCGATCATTTCCAAAAGAGGTCATTCGTAACAAGTTCGCCGGGAAGGAATCTGTAAAAGTTACCATTGAAATATCATATCTGGA GAACTGGAAAGTATATGTTACCCTATGA